One genomic window of Streptomyces sp. NBC_01276 includes the following:
- a CDS encoding relaxase/mobilization nuclease domain-containing protein: MIPSVNDPGSRTMGLLAYLYGPGKHEEHADPHLVASFDGMSPDPGRDPKTTLKDLQQLLDQPVDALPEHARPAKHVWHTSVRATAGDRILSDEEWGEIARRVVAATGIDPGGGEPACRWAAVRHADDHIHIIATLVCEDGSRPDDFRSGKRAQAECRLIEKELGLHQVAPGDGTAAQRPTSAERHKAERQGRERTAREELRETVRRAVAGTQGEGEFFDRLAAAGLLVHKRIAPSGDLLGYKVALPDDRNKDGDPVFYPGARLAPDLSLPRIRERWAATVAAGQDGEGVTADAPLRSVPGPASARRAATTAAWQAVLVLDDGDDGVISAHIAAAGEVLDALAKTSAAHTRKQLGEAASAFERASRSHVRAARGHDRALRQAARDLVHGGPALGRGEDGASTAMLIDMAFFLVTAAAAWHGRKEHAQQAAAALQAAEHLRAAYQAASGHPMAVLHQRGRLLPPALQRRHATVLREAVPELAEQVLAEAGWPALAATLADAEAAGHDPADLLVQATGRRELDTASSVSDVLVWRLRRLAGLPADASAMPLHGNTTERPSRSHTNGPADTRQDSRNRARGH; encoded by the coding sequence GTGATCCCCAGCGTCAACGACCCCGGATCGCGAACCATGGGCCTCCTCGCCTACCTGTACGGGCCGGGCAAGCACGAGGAGCACGCCGACCCGCACCTCGTCGCGTCCTTCGACGGCATGTCCCCCGACCCCGGCCGGGATCCGAAGACCACCTTGAAGGACCTCCAGCAGCTCCTCGACCAGCCCGTCGATGCCCTCCCGGAGCACGCCCGACCCGCCAAGCACGTGTGGCACACCTCCGTGCGCGCCACTGCGGGCGACCGGATCCTGTCCGACGAGGAGTGGGGCGAGATCGCCCGACGGGTCGTGGCCGCCACCGGCATCGACCCCGGCGGCGGCGAGCCCGCCTGCCGCTGGGCCGCCGTACGGCACGCGGACGACCACATCCACATCATCGCCACCCTCGTATGCGAGGACGGCAGCCGCCCCGACGACTTCCGCTCCGGCAAGCGGGCCCAGGCCGAGTGCCGCCTCATCGAGAAGGAACTCGGCCTGCACCAGGTCGCGCCCGGGGACGGCACCGCCGCCCAGCGCCCCACCAGCGCCGAACGCCACAAGGCCGAGCGCCAGGGCCGCGAGCGCACCGCCCGGGAAGAACTGCGCGAGACCGTGCGCCGTGCGGTCGCCGGCACCCAGGGCGAGGGGGAGTTCTTCGACCGCCTGGCCGCCGCCGGCCTGCTCGTCCACAAGCGAATCGCACCATCCGGTGATCTCCTCGGGTACAAGGTCGCGCTGCCCGATGACCGCAACAAGGACGGTGATCCGGTGTTCTATCCCGGTGCGCGGCTCGCCCCGGACCTGTCTCTGCCCCGCATCCGCGAGCGCTGGGCGGCCACCGTGGCGGCCGGGCAGGACGGCGAGGGCGTCACCGCGGATGCTCCGCTGCGCTCGGTGCCCGGGCCTGCTTCCGCGCGGCGGGCCGCAACGACCGCCGCGTGGCAGGCGGTGCTGGTTCTCGACGACGGCGACGACGGCGTGATCTCCGCCCACATCGCGGCGGCGGGCGAGGTCCTGGACGCGCTCGCCAAGACCTCCGCCGCGCACACCCGCAAGCAACTGGGCGAGGCGGCCTCCGCGTTCGAGCGGGCGTCACGCTCCCACGTCCGGGCCGCACGGGGGCACGACCGCGCCCTGCGCCAGGCCGCCCGTGACCTCGTCCACGGCGGGCCGGCACTCGGCCGTGGGGAGGACGGGGCGAGCACCGCGATGCTGATCGACATGGCGTTCTTCCTCGTCACCGCCGCCGCGGCATGGCACGGCAGGAAGGAACACGCCCAGCAGGCCGCTGCTGCCCTCCAGGCCGCCGAACACCTGCGCGCCGCCTACCAGGCCGCATCCGGCCACCCCATGGCCGTACTGCACCAGCGGGGCCGCCTCCTGCCCCCCGCGCTCCAGCGGCGGCATGCCACCGTCCTGCGCGAAGCGGTGCCGGAGCTTGCCGAACAGGTCCTGGCCGAGGCCGGGTGGCCTGCGCTCGCTGCCACGCTCGCCGACGCCGAAGCGGCCGGCCACGATCCGGCCGACCTCCTCGTGCAGGCCACTGGGCGAAGGGAGTTGGACACCGCCTCTTCGGTCAGCGATGTCCTCGTGTGGCGGCTGCGCCGTCTGGCCGGGCTCCCCGCCGACGCGTCCGCGATGCCCCTCCACGGCAATACCACCGAACGGCCGTCGCGTTCGCACACGAATGGCCCCGCAGACACCCGCCAGGACAGCCGTAACCGGGCCCGTGGACATTGA
- a CDS encoding WhiB family transcriptional regulator, producing MRYITTNTPPTDLHGVADISWHARAACNGVDPATADELFFHTPNDDYAIAEAKEICSWCPVRRECFNYALDNEIKEGVWGGLTEAERGTWHDQVENRLDYSRVKAVIEGRDVQLSRLERKTLTRYASAQGWSPNRLAHTLQIGVEWARDLLRVEARAIENRDNHNLASDPNPVETARQAALAGQQPPPSGQAHDGDGPERDRSVPRKDRRGKVVARKSRPVARHVQTQALINNLREAV from the coding sequence ATGCGCTACATCACCACCAACACCCCTCCCACCGACCTCCACGGGGTCGCCGATATCAGCTGGCACGCCCGAGCCGCCTGCAACGGAGTCGACCCCGCCACCGCGGACGAGTTGTTCTTCCACACACCCAACGACGACTACGCCATCGCGGAGGCGAAGGAGATCTGCAGCTGGTGCCCGGTCCGCCGCGAATGCTTCAACTACGCCCTGGACAACGAGATCAAGGAGGGCGTCTGGGGTGGCCTGACCGAGGCTGAGCGGGGGACCTGGCATGACCAGGTGGAGAACCGACTGGACTACAGCCGGGTGAAGGCGGTAATCGAAGGTCGGGACGTCCAGCTGAGCCGACTCGAACGCAAGACCCTCACCCGCTACGCGAGCGCCCAGGGCTGGAGCCCGAACCGCCTGGCTCACACCCTCCAGATCGGGGTCGAGTGGGCCCGTGACCTGCTCCGGGTGGAGGCCCGCGCCATCGAGAACCGCGACAACCACAACCTCGCCTCGGACCCGAATCCGGTCGAGACCGCCCGGCAGGCCGCCCTGGCCGGACAGCAGCCCCCGCCCTCCGGCCAGGCCCACGACGGTGACGGTCCCGAGCGCGACCGGAGCGTTCCCCGTAAGGACAGGCGGGGCAAGGTCGTAGCGCGAAAGTCGAGGCCGGTGGCTCGTCACGTGCAGACACAGGCTCTGATCAACAACCTCCGGGAAGCCGTATGA
- a CDS encoding ATP-binding protein, translating into MTRARLADPQPAVSDRLQARLAARLAARGINPAAPVLADTPEPIPALEAAQRRIPYDYRDAFADHPAVMTWVRTIADAATAPHTDDHNPHWGSGGRRVIARGPSLLLWGNTGAGKTRQAYGAIRSLTAAGCAVRWHAIKAVDLFGQMRQRTGVDVEWLLRDIARVPLLLLDDLGAGKSSEWNEEITFRLLAWRGEHHLPTLVTTNLAPIRTEHMDSRQPVLRDKVGDRILSRLSGMCTPVEFDGPDRRFQRA; encoded by the coding sequence GTGACCCGCGCCCGTCTCGCCGACCCGCAGCCCGCCGTCTCCGACCGCCTGCAAGCCCGCCTCGCCGCCCGCCTCGCCGCCCGCGGCATCAACCCGGCCGCCCCGGTCCTCGCGGACACTCCGGAGCCAATCCCGGCCCTGGAGGCAGCCCAGCGGCGCATCCCGTACGACTACCGGGACGCGTTCGCCGACCACCCGGCGGTCATGACCTGGGTGCGGACCATCGCCGACGCGGCTACCGCGCCGCACACCGATGACCACAACCCCCACTGGGGCAGTGGCGGGCGCCGGGTGATCGCCCGCGGACCCTCGCTCCTGCTGTGGGGCAACACCGGAGCAGGCAAGACCCGCCAGGCGTACGGGGCGATCCGCTCGCTCACCGCCGCCGGGTGCGCGGTCCGCTGGCACGCCATCAAGGCCGTCGACCTCTTCGGACAGATGCGCCAGCGCACCGGGGTAGACGTCGAGTGGCTGCTGCGCGATATCGCCCGGGTGCCGCTGCTGCTCCTGGACGACCTCGGCGCCGGCAAGTCCAGCGAGTGGAACGAGGAGATCACCTTCCGGCTGCTCGCCTGGCGCGGTGAGCACCACCTCCCGACGCTGGTCACCACCAATCTGGCACCGATCCGCACCGAGCACATGGACTCACGCCAGCCGGTGCTGCGCGACAAGGTGGGCGACCGGATCCTCTCCCGACTGTCCGGGATGTGCACCCCGGTCGAGTTCGACGGCCCGGACCGCCGCTTCCAGCGCGCCTGA
- a CDS encoding helix-turn-helix domain-containing protein, with protein sequence MPARIFDGQRVRALRRSAELTQEAVATAVGVHATSVTAWEKGTSHPDPERLPALARALGQPLDAMFPRDGLPTLADLRADAGFFQNEVPGLLGTKSAGPVANAERAKRRLSGVYVEPLAKAYDVSVEQLMAAQERSFGVEVPEPHPEMPTSLADKMRYLLENPDDDSVPPSDAEIARAVNAYVGAQVISAAGVADLRNGEVTEASPPVLEGLSAAFGVSALFFRSRDVVKRQVAEGLTLLANVQAGKIRGLKGRQMGPEGLPTEVMALINNIVAEIEERGLPSA encoded by the coding sequence ATGCCGGCACGTATCTTTGATGGACAGCGTGTACGCGCGCTCCGTCGCTCCGCCGAGCTGACGCAGGAGGCCGTGGCTACCGCCGTGGGAGTCCACGCGACCAGCGTGACCGCGTGGGAGAAGGGCACGAGCCACCCGGATCCGGAGAGGCTTCCAGCTCTCGCCCGGGCGCTGGGGCAGCCGCTCGATGCCATGTTCCCGCGTGATGGTCTGCCCACTCTGGCAGACCTGCGGGCCGATGCCGGGTTCTTCCAGAACGAGGTCCCGGGGCTCCTGGGTACCAAGTCTGCCGGGCCGGTGGCTAACGCGGAGCGGGCCAAGCGGCGGCTCTCGGGCGTCTACGTCGAGCCGTTGGCCAAGGCGTATGACGTGAGCGTCGAGCAGCTGATGGCAGCACAGGAACGGTCCTTCGGAGTGGAGGTTCCCGAGCCCCACCCCGAGATGCCCACGAGCCTCGCCGACAAGATGCGGTATCTCCTGGAGAACCCGGACGACGACAGCGTGCCACCCTCGGATGCGGAGATCGCCCGTGCGGTGAACGCCTACGTCGGTGCCCAGGTGATCTCCGCTGCCGGTGTCGCGGACCTGCGGAACGGCGAGGTGACCGAGGCGTCCCCACCGGTGCTGGAGGGGCTGTCGGCTGCCTTCGGCGTCAGCGCCCTCTTCTTCCGAAGCCGCGACGTGGTCAAAAGGCAGGTCGCCGAGGGACTGACTCTGCTCGCGAACGTGCAGGCCGGCAAGATCCGCGGGCTGAAGGGCAGGCAGATGGGACCCGAGGGCCTGCCGACCGAGGTCATGGCCCTGATCAACAACATCGTCGCGGAAATCGAAGAGCGGGGCCTGCCCAGCGCCTAA
- a CDS encoding amidohydrolase family protein has translation MLITAGRILTGDADVADGAVLVRDGIVTAVGPRADIEAQAGSGEPRQDFPDSTLLPGLIDAHVHLVFDAGADPVATMQEASDEDLLEGMRKRADQLLATGVTTARDLGDRGGLALRLAQEIAAGTATGPRIIGAGAPVTPPGGHCWFLGGEVSNADEARALVRRNVAEGAKVVKVMAGGGGLTKGGAPSWKSQFGAEELAVVVEEAHLAGLMVAAHAHGTDAITDAVAAGVDTIEHCTWMTEDGFDLREDVLAQIVEKGIYVCPAVSPHWRMLPRFFGEEKAAAMFALVQRMAESGARLIAGTDAGVQRAGFDGIVGALGFYEHLGVSRDRILAMATTEAAAALGVGDQTGRIAPGYSADLLLVDGNPLEDLSALSAVRAVFTNGRQHQAA, from the coding sequence ATGCTGATCACAGCTGGCCGCATCCTCACCGGAGACGCCGACGTAGCCGACGGCGCCGTACTAGTACGGGACGGCATCGTCACGGCCGTCGGCCCGCGCGCCGACATCGAAGCCCAGGCAGGCAGTGGCGAACCGCGCCAGGACTTCCCGGATTCCACCCTGCTGCCCGGCCTGATCGACGCCCACGTCCACCTCGTCTTCGATGCCGGCGCCGACCCTGTGGCCACCATGCAGGAAGCCAGTGACGAGGATCTGCTGGAGGGGATGCGCAAGCGGGCCGACCAGCTGCTGGCTACCGGTGTCACCACGGCCCGCGACCTCGGCGACCGAGGAGGCCTCGCGCTGCGCCTCGCCCAGGAAATCGCCGCCGGCACCGCGACGGGCCCCCGCATCATCGGAGCCGGGGCACCCGTCACTCCGCCGGGCGGACACTGCTGGTTCCTCGGGGGCGAGGTCTCCAACGCCGACGAGGCCCGTGCCCTCGTGCGCCGCAATGTGGCCGAAGGTGCCAAGGTCGTCAAGGTGATGGCCGGCGGCGGCGGTCTCACCAAGGGCGGAGCGCCCAGCTGGAAGAGCCAGTTCGGCGCGGAGGAGCTCGCCGTCGTCGTCGAGGAGGCGCACCTGGCCGGCCTGATGGTGGCCGCGCACGCGCACGGCACCGACGCCATCACCGACGCGGTGGCCGCCGGGGTCGACACCATCGAGCACTGCACGTGGATGACCGAGGACGGCTTCGACCTCCGCGAGGACGTCCTGGCGCAGATCGTCGAGAAGGGCATCTACGTCTGCCCGGCCGTCAGCCCGCACTGGCGGATGCTCCCCCGCTTCTTCGGCGAGGAGAAGGCCGCCGCCATGTTCGCGCTCGTGCAGCGGATGGCCGAGTCCGGAGCCCGCCTGATCGCGGGCACCGACGCCGGTGTCCAGCGCGCCGGGTTCGACGGGATCGTCGGCGCCCTCGGCTTCTACGAGCACCTGGGGGTCTCCCGAGACCGGATCCTGGCCATGGCCACCACCGAAGCGGCGGCAGCCCTCGGTGTAGGTGACCAGACCGGCCGTATCGCTCCCGGCTACAGCGCCGACCTGCTCCTGGTCGACGGCAACCCGCTCGAAGACCTGTCCGCTCTGAGCGCGGTGCGCGCCGTCTTCACCAACGGCCGCCAGCACCAAGCCGCGTAG
- a CDS encoding MAB_1171c family putative transporter, whose product MTILFLLILAAAVAWKVYQLTKAPRDGALRSVTLCLVCAALSYPVAMPGGASGVDTVAGHGAAKLIQNILLLGTVYFLMCFYLYSSADRATSRRRARREAILVLVVAAVLVVSATTVPHEVFAGSFSSADMTITQLAAFYGVAGLYLTYTLGAAGIWTVRYARLSPRPHSTGLWITAVGLLAMAAACAVRAVFVATRWQGGTVPKGLMASVAMLLVLSILLFVVGVSYSGARSRLSAMRVWRQHRRGYRRLEPLWGLLSDRFPETVLASRPTVLEAWGVRGVHRLYHRRVVECRDGLVRISPLMGDLTTEELLSMDTAVLANRLRSAAAADVHASEEAQPVIPLAVPQIDSAGADAAHLFALSDALRAA is encoded by the coding sequence ATGACGATCCTGTTCCTCCTCATCCTGGCTGCCGCCGTAGCGTGGAAGGTCTACCAGCTCACGAAGGCGCCCAGGGACGGCGCCCTGCGCTCCGTCACCCTGTGCCTCGTGTGTGCGGCCCTGTCCTATCCGGTAGCCATGCCGGGCGGCGCCAGCGGCGTGGACACCGTTGCCGGCCACGGCGCGGCCAAGCTCATACAGAACATCCTGCTGCTCGGCACGGTGTACTTCCTGATGTGCTTCTACCTCTATTCATCTGCCGACCGGGCAACGAGTAGGCGGCGAGCACGTCGCGAGGCCATCCTCGTTCTCGTCGTAGCAGCCGTTCTCGTCGTCTCGGCCACGACGGTGCCGCACGAGGTGTTCGCCGGATCCTTCTCGTCGGCGGACATGACGATCACGCAGCTCGCCGCGTTCTACGGCGTCGCCGGCCTGTATCTGACCTACACCCTGGGTGCCGCTGGCATCTGGACGGTCCGCTACGCCCGGCTTTCGCCGCGCCCGCACTCGACCGGTCTTTGGATCACGGCGGTCGGGCTGCTGGCCATGGCCGCTGCCTGTGCGGTCCGGGCAGTCTTCGTGGCCACGCGTTGGCAGGGCGGCACCGTTCCGAAGGGCCTGATGGCCTCCGTCGCGATGCTGCTGGTCCTCTCCATCCTCCTCTTCGTCGTCGGCGTCTCCTACTCCGGCGCCCGCAGCCGCCTGTCGGCGATGCGGGTGTGGCGGCAGCACCGCCGCGGATACCGCCGCCTCGAACCGCTCTGGGGTCTGCTGTCCGACCGGTTCCCCGAGACCGTTCTGGCCTCTCGGCCGACGGTGCTCGAAGCATGGGGTGTGCGTGGCGTGCACCGTCTCTACCACCGCCGCGTGGTCGAGTGTCGGGACGGGCTGGTCCGCATCAGCCCGCTCATGGGCGACCTGACCACGGAGGAACTGCTGTCTATGGACACGGCCGTCCTGGCCAACCGCCTGCGCTCAGCAGCCGCCGCAGACGTCCACGCGTCCGAGGAGGCCCAGCCGGTCATTCCCCTGGCTGTACCCCAGATCGATAGCGCGGGCGCTGACGCCGCCCACCTGTTTGCCCTTTCCGACGCCCTCCGCGCCGCCTGA